A stretch of Desulfovibrio desulfuricans DSM 642 DNA encodes these proteins:
- the lepA gene encoding translation elongation factor 4 has protein sequence MPNQENIRNFCIIAHIDHGKSTLADRILELTQVVSKREARQQYLDKMDLERERGITIKAQSVRIPYKAKNGQVYELNLIDTPGHVDFNYEVSRSLAACEGALLVVDATQGVEAQTLANVYLALDHDHEIVPVLNKIDLPSAEVDRVKAEIEESIGLDCSEAMPVSAKTGMGVDAVLEAIVHRLPAPKGDVAGPLKALIFDSWYDSYQGVVILFRIMDGAIKRNDMVRLMSTGKEYEVLRLGVFSPEATDVNELHAGEVGFMCGSIKELGDARVGDTITLVENPATTPVPGFTEVKPMVFCGLYPTESDEYENLKTALEKLQLNDAAFSFEPETSQALGFGFRCGFLGLLHMEIIQERLEREFEVSLIATAPSVVYKVDTNDGKTLQIDNPSHLPDPTKIRTLYEPYVNMDIHVPNDYVGNVMKLCEEKRGMQKNLHYLATNRVVVTYELPFAEIVYDFFDRLKSATRGYASMDYHPLDYRESDLVRLDIMLNGETVDALAVIVHRDRAYTYGRGLALKLKRSIPRQLFQVAIQAAIGQKIIARETVSAFRKDVTAKCYGGDITRKRKLLEKQKEGKKRMKRMGNVELPQEAFLAALKVGDE, from the coding sequence ATGCCCAACCAGGAAAATATCCGCAATTTTTGCATTATCGCCCACATCGACCACGGCAAATCCACCCTGGCCGACCGCATTCTTGAGCTGACCCAGGTTGTCAGCAAGCGGGAGGCGCGCCAGCAGTATCTGGATAAAATGGACCTGGAACGGGAACGGGGCATCACCATCAAGGCCCAATCCGTGCGTATTCCTTACAAAGCCAAAAACGGGCAGGTGTACGAACTCAATCTCATTGATACCCCTGGGCATGTGGACTTCAACTATGAAGTTTCGCGCTCCCTGGCTGCCTGCGAGGGTGCGCTGCTGGTGGTTGATGCCACTCAGGGAGTAGAAGCGCAAACGCTTGCCAACGTTTACCTTGCGCTGGATCATGACCACGAAATCGTGCCCGTACTCAATAAGATCGACCTGCCCAGTGCCGAAGTTGACCGCGTGAAGGCTGAAATTGAAGAAAGCATCGGCCTTGACTGCTCCGAGGCAATGCCTGTTTCTGCCAAAACGGGTATGGGCGTTGATGCTGTTCTTGAAGCCATTGTGCACCGCCTCCCCGCGCCAAAGGGCGATGTGGCGGGCCCTCTCAAAGCGCTCATATTCGATTCGTGGTACGACAGCTATCAGGGCGTGGTTATCCTGTTCCGCATTATGGATGGTGCCATCAAGCGTAACGACATGGTGCGCCTGATGAGCACCGGCAAGGAATATGAAGTGCTACGCCTTGGCGTATTCTCCCCTGAAGCCACGGATGTGAACGAACTTCACGCTGGCGAGGTGGGTTTCATGTGCGGCTCCATCAAGGAGCTTGGCGATGCGCGCGTTGGCGACACCATCACACTGGTGGAAAACCCTGCCACAACACCTGTTCCCGGCTTTACGGAAGTAAAACCCATGGTTTTCTGCGGTCTGTACCCCACAGAATCCGACGAGTACGAAAACCTCAAAACCGCCCTTGAAAAACTTCAGCTCAACGATGCGGCTTTTTCCTTTGAGCCGGAAACATCTCAGGCGCTGGGTTTTGGGTTCCGTTGCGGCTTTCTTGGCCTGCTGCACATGGAGATCATTCAGGAACGGCTGGAACGCGAATTTGAGGTCAGCCTCATCGCCACCGCGCCTTCTGTGGTCTACAAGGTGGACACAAACGATGGCAAAACTTTGCAGATCGACAACCCCAGCCACCTGCCAGACCCCACCAAGATCCGCACCCTTTATGAGCCGTATGTGAACATGGACATCCACGTGCCCAACGATTACGTGGGCAACGTCATGAAGCTGTGCGAGGAAAAGCGTGGCATGCAGAAAAATCTGCACTATCTGGCCACCAACCGCGTGGTTGTCACCTATGAGTTGCCGTTTGCAGAAATTGTTTACGACTTTTTCGACCGGCTCAAGTCTGCCACGCGCGGTTACGCCTCCATGGATTACCATCCGCTGGACTACCGCGAATCTGACCTCGTGCGCCTTGATATCATGCTCAATGGTGAAACCGTTGATGCTCTTGCCGTCATTGTTCACCGCGACCGCGCATATACCTACGGACGCGGATTGGCGCTCAAGCTCAAGCGCAGCATTCCCCGCCAGCTTTTCCAGGTGGCCATTCAGGCAGCCATCGGGCAGAAGATCATTGCCCGCGAAACCGTGTCCGCCTTCCGCAAGGACGTTACGGCCAAGTGCTATGGCGGCGACATCACGCGTAAACGCAAGCTGCTTGAAAAGCAGAAGGAAGGCAAAAAGCGCATGAAGCGCATGGGCAACGTTGAGTTACCACAGGAAGCGTTTCTGGCTGCCCTCAAAGTGGGCGACGAATAG
- a CDS encoding L-lactate permease: MAWTQVYDPVGGAVVSALLAGIPLISLFYMLAVRRAKGHYAAVLAVALSFVLAVAVWGMPFGTALGAFSYGAAFGLFPIIWIVITAVWVYNMTVESGEFEYIKESLARLTDDRRLQAIFIAFAFGSFIEGTAGFGTPVAITAAMLVGLGFRPLYAAGICLIANTAPVAFGAIGIPIIVGAQVSGIPEMHVSQIVGRQLPFLSILVPLWLCVVMCGFKRAMEVLPAIIVAGVSFAGSQFLFSNYHGATLPDIMSALITIIAMVLLLRVWKPKTVWRFEGEKETVLSGAAPSTGIVLRAWLPYIVLAVMVFLWGLPQFKNMLNAVPGSVLKFSWPALDGMVHKAAPILAAGKDPNYPAVFTFNWLSAGGTAILLAGFFSVPFMPGYSFGKAVSCLFRTVHQLRFPILTIAMILGLAYLMNFSGMSSTLGIAFTLTGPLFPLFSPILGWLGVFLTGSDTSSNALFCGMQRSTAEVVGMDPALAVAANSSGGVTGKMISPQSISVATAATNLVGHEGDLFRFTLGHSLAMTAFICVLTYLQSNVLHWMLP; the protein is encoded by the coding sequence ATGGCTTGGACACAAGTGTATGATCCGGTTGGTGGAGCTGTAGTTTCCGCCCTGCTGGCAGGTATCCCCCTGATCAGCCTTTTTTACATGCTGGCCGTGCGTCGTGCTAAGGGGCATTACGCTGCGGTTCTCGCTGTGGCACTTTCTTTCGTTCTGGCGGTTGCTGTGTGGGGCATGCCGTTCGGAACAGCGCTGGGCGCATTTAGCTACGGCGCAGCCTTTGGTCTCTTCCCCATCATCTGGATCGTTATTACGGCGGTCTGGGTGTACAACATGACTGTGGAGTCGGGCGAATTTGAATACATCAAAGAATCGCTCGCGCGTCTGACAGACGACCGCCGTTTGCAGGCTATCTTTATCGCCTTTGCCTTTGGTTCCTTCATTGAAGGTACCGCTGGCTTCGGCACCCCTGTGGCGATCACCGCCGCCATGCTGGTGGGCCTGGGCTTCCGCCCCCTGTACGCCGCTGGTATCTGTCTGATTGCCAACACCGCGCCCGTGGCCTTTGGTGCCATTGGTATCCCGATCATCGTTGGCGCCCAGGTTTCCGGCATTCCCGAAATGCACGTGAGCCAGATCGTGGGCCGTCAGCTGCCTTTCCTGTCCATTCTGGTGCCCCTGTGGCTCTGCGTGGTCATGTGCGGCTTCAAGCGCGCCATGGAAGTGCTGCCCGCCATCATCGTGGCTGGCGTGAGCTTCGCCGGTTCGCAGTTCCTGTTCTCCAACTACCATGGCGCTACGCTGCCCGATATCATGTCGGCTCTTATCACCATCATCGCCATGGTGCTGTTGCTGCGCGTGTGGAAGCCCAAGACCGTGTGGCGCTTTGAGGGTGAAAAGGAAACCGTGCTGAGCGGTGCTGCCCCTTCAACGGGTATCGTGCTTCGCGCGTGGCTGCCTTACATCGTTCTGGCCGTCATGGTGTTCTTGTGGGGCCTGCCCCAGTTCAAGAACATGCTGAACGCCGTGCCCGGTTCGGTGCTCAAGTTCTCCTGGCCCGCTCTTGACGGCATGGTTCACAAGGCTGCTCCCATTCTGGCCGCTGGCAAGGATCCCAACTACCCCGCAGTGTTCACGTTCAACTGGCTCTCCGCTGGTGGTACGGCCATTCTGCTGGCTGGTTTCTTCTCCGTGCCTTTCATGCCTGGTTATTCGTTTGGCAAGGCCGTCAGCTGCCTGTTCCGTACCGTTCATCAGCTGCGCTTCCCCATCCTGACCATCGCCATGATCCTGGGCCTGGCTTACCTCATGAACTTCTCGGGCATGAGTTCCACCCTGGGTATCGCCTTTACCCTGACTGGCCCGTTGTTCCCGCTCTTCTCGCCCATTCTGGGCTGGCTGGGCGTGTTCCTGACCGGTTCGGACACTTCTTCCAATGCCCTGTTCTGCGGTATGCAGCGCTCCACGGCTGAAGTGGTGGGCATGGATCCGGCTCTGGCCGTTGCCGCCAACTCGTCCGGTGGTGTTACCGGTAAGATGATTTCGCCCCAGTCCATCAGTGTGGCAACTGCTGCCACCAATCTGGTTGGTCATGAAGGCGACCTCTTCCGGTTTACGCTTGGGCACAGCTTGGCCATGACGGCCTTTATCTGCGTGCTCACCTACTTGCAGTCTAACGTGCTGCATTGGATGCTGCCGTAA
- a CDS encoding glycosyltransferase family 2 protein codes for MNAPAVSVIMNCLNSSRDLREAMDSLMAQTFTDFEVVFWDNCSTDESPAIAKSYGEKVRYFRGESIVPLGEGRNLALAQARGRYLAFLDCDDVWRPTKLERQVALFEANPRVGLVCTDTEIFDGKRVFKRLFAETSPARGMAFAALMERQWISMSSAMVSREALASLSPDKTPSGEGRNGGWFDQSLNVCEEADVFYRIAHDWELDFVDEPLTLWRVHGGNTTFRKFGQFADETLRILEKHRVLYPGYDQEYSGLVTMMTRRAGFQKAVALWREGHNAAAREAIRPWRHSGRKFRIFWWASYLPGFFFDVAARLYFALPANLRQ; via the coding sequence ATGAACGCCCCCGCAGTTTCGGTCATCATGAATTGCCTGAACAGTTCCCGCGATCTGCGCGAAGCCATGGACAGCCTCATGGCCCAGACATTCACGGATTTTGAGGTTGTTTTCTGGGACAACTGCTCAACGGACGAAAGCCCCGCCATTGCCAAAAGCTATGGCGAAAAGGTGCGCTACTTCCGGGGAGAGAGCATTGTGCCTCTGGGCGAGGGGCGCAATCTGGCCCTGGCGCAGGCCCGTGGGCGGTATCTGGCCTTTCTTGACTGCGATGACGTGTGGCGGCCTACCAAGCTGGAACGCCAGGTGGCCCTGTTTGAAGCCAATCCGCGTGTGGGTCTGGTGTGCACGGACACGGAAATTTTTGACGGCAAGCGTGTGTTCAAGAGGCTTTTTGCCGAAACGTCCCCTGCGCGGGGCATGGCCTTTGCCGCATTGATGGAACGCCAGTGGATTTCCATGTCGTCGGCCATGGTCAGCCGCGAGGCGCTGGCAAGCCTTTCGCCCGATAAAACACCATCGGGTGAAGGGCGCAACGGGGGGTGGTTTGACCAGAGCCTCAACGTGTGCGAGGAGGCCGATGTTTTTTACCGCATTGCCCACGACTGGGAGCTGGACTTTGTGGATGAGCCTCTGACCCTTTGGCGGGTGCATGGGGGCAACACGACCTTTCGCAAATTTGGCCAGTTTGCTGATGAAACTTTGCGTATCCTTGAGAAACACCGGGTGTTGTACCCTGGCTATGATCAGGAATATTCAGGTCTTGTCACAATGATGACCCGCAGGGCGGGTTTTCAGAAAGCTGTTGCCCTGTGGCGCGAAGGGCACAACGCCGCCGCCCGGGAGGCCATAAGACCCTGGCGGCACAGCGGGCGCAAATTCAGGATTTTCTGGTGGGCAAGTTATCTGCCAGGATTTTTTTTTGACGTGGCCGCCCGCCTGTATTTCGCGCTGCCAGCCAATTTGCGACAATAG
- a CDS encoding KUP/HAK/KT family potassium transporter translates to MDSQQITFSSIVKSLGLVFGDIGTSPIYTLAVIFMLTERTEDHFIGILSLVIWTLLLLVTVGYAWLAMSLSKGGEGGTIVLLSILRPLLRSGRKIGFASVMAFVGVSLLIGDGVITPAISILSAVEGLTLVPGLEQTPKVAIISVALVFTTVLFAVQKKGSGAVSGVFGPIMALWFGVLAVSGIASITQTPQVVKALNPMYAIDFMVHNGIASFFVLSEVILCATGGEALYADMGHMGRKPIIAAWGIVFVALVASYMGQTSFLIRNPDAGNVLFELINSQARHLYVPFLILSLMATVIASQALISGLFSIMYQCMATHIMPLFKVDFTSKELHSQIYINSVNWALYVAVVLAICGFGESHKLAAAYGLAVTGTMSITASFMVWIFHLQGRHFNSVIAAIVCVLDFIYLFANFHKFPHGGYWSILISLIPLTVILIYTRGQRAAYQRMRPMGKEQFLEKFAEERARGCAIRGTAIFFLRSLDKVSPYIVKTMFSNGIIYEQNIMLCIGRTNEPIGVTWHFDEDPAEGIRVFEVAAGYMEVVDIYHILSEAGIKPRVIFYGVEDILTSSPLWRIYAIIKKLAPSFVQFYKMPVHAVHGVISRIDM, encoded by the coding sequence ATGGATTCGCAGCAGATAACGTTTTCTTCAATCGTCAAGTCGCTGGGCCTTGTGTTTGGCGATATCGGCACAAGCCCCATATATACGCTGGCAGTCATATTCATGCTGACCGAGCGCACAGAAGACCATTTTATCGGCATTCTTTCGCTGGTTATCTGGACTTTGCTGCTGCTCGTAACCGTGGGATACGCGTGGTTGGCCATGAGCCTGAGCAAGGGCGGCGAGGGCGGCACCATTGTGCTGCTTTCCATCCTGCGGCCCTTGCTGCGTTCTGGCAGAAAAATCGGCTTTGCTTCGGTTATGGCTTTTGTGGGTGTTTCACTGCTCATTGGCGACGGGGTCATTACCCCGGCCATTTCCATCCTTTCAGCGGTGGAAGGCCTGACCCTTGTGCCAGGCCTTGAGCAAACCCCTAAAGTTGCGATTATTTCCGTTGCCCTGGTCTTTACGACGGTGCTTTTTGCCGTGCAGAAAAAAGGCAGTGGCGCGGTGTCTGGCGTGTTTGGCCCGATCATGGCGCTGTGGTTCGGCGTGCTGGCTGTTTCAGGCATAGCCTCCATTACGCAGACGCCTCAGGTGGTCAAGGCGCTGAACCCCATGTATGCCATCGATTTTATGGTGCACAACGGTATTGCGAGCTTTTTTGTGCTGTCTGAGGTTATTTTGTGCGCCACAGGCGGCGAGGCTCTCTATGCGGATATGGGGCACATGGGGCGTAAACCCATTATTGCGGCATGGGGCATTGTTTTTGTGGCTCTGGTAGCCAGTTATATGGGGCAGACCTCGTTTCTTATCCGCAATCCTGATGCCGGGAACGTGCTGTTTGAATTGATCAACAGCCAGGCCAGACATCTGTATGTTCCATTCCTGATACTCAGCCTCATGGCCACGGTTATTGCCTCGCAAGCCCTCATAAGCGGCTTGTTTTCCATCATGTATCAGTGCATGGCAACTCACATCATGCCCTTGTTCAAGGTAGACTTTACCTCAAAAGAGTTGCACTCGCAGATATATATCAATTCAGTAAACTGGGCTTTGTATGTGGCAGTGGTGCTCGCCATCTGTGGATTTGGCGAATCCCACAAGCTTGCTGCGGCTTATGGCCTTGCAGTTACAGGTACCATGTCCATAACGGCCTCATTCATGGTATGGATTTTTCATTTACAGGGGCGGCACTTCAATTCCGTCATTGCGGCCATTGTCTGTGTGCTTGATTTTATCTATCTCTTTGCCAATTTTCATAAATTCCCGCACGGCGGGTACTGGTCCATTCTCATTTCCCTTATTCCTCTTACTGTTATTCTTATCTATACCCGTGGGCAGAGGGCTGCGTATCAACGCATGCGCCCCATGGGCAAGGAGCAGTTTCTGGAAAAATTTGCCGAAGAGCGGGCCAGGGGCTGCGCCATACGCGGTACAGCCATATTTTTTCTGCGCAGTCTGGACAAGGTTTCGCCATACATAGTCAAGACCATGTTCAGCAATGGCATCATTTATGAGCAGAACATCATGCTTTGCATCGGGCGCACCAATGAGCCCATTGGCGTGACATGGCATTTTGATGAGGACCCCGCTGAGGGTATTCGTGTCTTTGAAGTTGCTGCAGGTTATATGGAGGTAGTCGATATCTACCACATATTGTCTGAGGCTGGCATCAAGCCGCGCGTCATTTTTTATGGTGTGGAAGACATCCTCACCAGTTCGCCCTTGTGGCGCATTTACGCCATCATCAAAAAACTGGCGCCATCGTTCGTGCAGTTTTACAAAATGCCGGTGCATGCCGTGCATGGGGTTATCAGCCGAATAGACATGTAG
- a CDS encoding GtrA family protein — MVSGWQAVPGFRWLVDLVRGLLARRWVRFGIVGGAASVSYFLLGLLFVNVAGLPTLAGNALAYTLSFIVSYLGQCLWTFRAADSAAGIASHRTMLPRFAATQAVGLCCNSAIVWLLVRLGIPYAWAMPVAVLTVPLMVYALCKVWVFRTQASFAAAGAGQSPAQQTSTPPTARNEDKA, encoded by the coding sequence GTGGTTAGCGGCTGGCAGGCTGTGCCGGGCTTCAGATGGCTGGTGGATCTGGTGCGCGGGCTTTTGGCCCGGCGCTGGGTGCGCTTTGGCATTGTGGGCGGCGCGGCTTCCGTAAGCTACTTTCTGCTGGGGCTGTTGTTCGTCAACGTGGCAGGTTTGCCCACGCTGGCGGGCAACGCCCTGGCCTATACGCTCAGTTTTATTGTTTCCTATCTTGGGCAATGCCTGTGGACGTTCCGCGCCGCGGATTCCGCCGCAGGCATTGCCAGCCACCGCACCATGCTGCCGCGCTTTGCGGCTACCCAGGCTGTGGGTCTGTGCTGCAATTCGGCCATTGTCTGGCTGCTGGTGCGGCTTGGAATTCCTTATGCCTGGGCCATGCCCGTTGCTGTTCTGACCGTGCCTCTCATGGTTTATGCGCTGTGCAAGGTCTGGGTATTCAGAACGCAGGCTTCATTCGCTGCCGCCGGGGCAGGGCAAAGCCCGGCGCAACAGACATCCACCCCCCCCACCGCGCGCAATGAGGATAAAGCATGA